The Hydrogenothermus marinus genome has a window encoding:
- the dtd gene encoding D-aminoacyl-tRNA deacylase, which translates to MIAVVQRVLSSKVEVDGKVVGEIGKGLNILLGVVKGDTEEDIHKLVNKIVNLRIFSKDKEGKMDLSVKDINGQVLVISQFTLAGNIKKGRRPSFENAEKPDIAKKLYEKFIEEISKHVETKTGIFAADMKVYILNDGPVTFIINSKDL; encoded by the coding sequence ATGATAGCAGTAGTTCAAAGGGTTTTAAGCTCTAAAGTAGAAGTAGATGGAAAAGTAGTTGGTGAGATAGGAAAAGGTTTAAATATTCTTCTTGGAGTTGTTAAAGGAGATACTGAAGAAGATATTCATAAACTTGTAAATAAGATTGTAAATTTAAGAATATTTTCTAAAGACAAAGAAGGAAAAATGGACTTGTCTGTTAAAGATATTAATGGGCAAGTCCTTGTGATATCTCAGTTTACATTGGCAGGAAATATAAAAAAAGGAAGAAGGCCAAGTTTTGAAAATGCAGAAAAACCAGATATAGCTAAAAAACTATATGAAAAATTTATTGAAGAAATATCAAAACATGTAGAAACAAAAACAGGTATATTTGCGGCAGATATGAAGGTATATATTTTAAATGATGGCCCTGTCACATTTATTATTAACTCAAAAGATTTATAA